The DNA window CCAGGACTCGGTCAACTCTACTTAGGGCAATCTCCCAAAGCGATTGTCCTTTTTGTCATTTTCGCTTCTGCAATCGGTATTTTCTATCTCAATTCACTCCCCGTAACAGGATGGGATGATTTAATGCGGTTCAAACCCGCAACGCAGGAGAAACTCTCAACAGACGGAACTGAAAACTCGGAAGCACAAGAGCCGTATTCAATTCACATCTGGACGTTCGATGATGGCGAAAAACTGATGTACCGACCCTCTTGGAAACTGAAAATCAGTGCGTCTGTCCAAGGAATTTTATGTTGGCTCTACGCAGTCGGCGATGGATGGAGAGGTAGACGGAGAAGCCGACCGTAAGTCCGTAAACCGCATAAATCCCGCTCCGAAGACGAAAGTTTTGAAGTTGCGGAGTGTGCTAAAGTTTGTAAGTTTAAAGAGACGCGCTTGCGACTTTACAGATTTTAGAACTCTTTACAACTTTCTACCAAAAACGTAGTCTGCAACAATACGCAGGCGACTCTACGGAAAAGAACGTGAAACTATTAACCTACTTGACCGAACCGCAAGGTATAATTAAAATATGTAGTATCTTGCTCGTTGTCTTAGTGACTGGGTGCCAAGATGACACAGCGGTTTTTAAAAAGAGTGAAGAACTTCTGAACGCTGGAACCCCGCAAGCGGCAGTAACAGAACTGGAGGCTTTTATCGAAACAGCCCCTGAGGATCCGAAGGCACGGATGTTACTGGGAAAAGCCTACAATGACTTAGGGCGGTACAACGATGCAGTTACCGAGCTACAGAAGGCTTCACAACTGTATGCCGCACAACCCGAAGAACGGACCGCAGCACGACTCGAATTGGCACGGACCTATTTAAGATTCGGTGATAGAGGTTCCGCGTTTCGGGTGCTACGACTCGTTCAGCGGAGCACGCTGGATCCCGAGGTCCTGCGCCAAATCATTGAACTCGTGGGAGACACGTATCATACAAAGCGGTTGACCCGTGGTGATTCGGATAACTATTCACCCACCTTCTCACCGGATGGCACACAAATTGCCTTTGCCTCCTTTCGACTCGACAACGGCGAAATCTATTTAATGGACTTAAATGGACGTATCCAACGGCGTGTAACCTTCACAACGGATTTCAACGATAGTTCACCCGCATTCCTCAAGACACCAAACTATCTGTTTTATAGCTCCGAACCGAAATCATCTCGTGAAGTTAAAGTCGTCATCCAAAGCAGCGGCTCCACGCCGATCTACGCCGGATTCCATGTAACACATATTCACAGCAAAATCACGCGAACCGTTTTACCTGTGAGCTTCGGTGCCCGCGTGCCTCGGACATCTCCCGCTGGCGATCAGGTTGTTTATGAATCCAACGTAGATGGAAACCTGGAATTATACCTCCTCGATTTGGCAGGACTCGATCTCGCACAACTCACACCAGAAGACATTCAGCCGAGACGTATCACCTTTAATGAAACCGATGACGGAAGTCCCGCGTTCTTTCCAGACGGAAAGCGTATTATATTTGTCTCCTCTCGAAATGAA is part of the Candidatus Poribacteria bacterium genome and encodes:
- a CDS encoding tetratricopeptide repeat protein, translated to MKLLTYLTEPQGIIKICSILLVVLVTGCQDDTAVFKKSEELLNAGTPQAAVTELEAFIETAPEDPKARMLLGKAYNDLGRYNDAVTELQKASQLYAAQPEERTAARLELARTYLRFGDRGSAFRVLRLVQRSTLDPEVLRQIIELVGDTYHTKRLTRGDSDNYSPTFSPDGTQIAFASFRLDNGEIYLMDLNGRIQRRVTFTTDFNDSSPAFLKTPNYLFYSSEPKSSREVKVVIQSSGSTPIYAGFHVTHIHSKITRTVLPVSFGARVPRTSPAGDQVVYESNVDGNLELYLLDLAGLDLAQLTPEDIQPRRITFNETDDGSPAFFPDGKRIIFVSSRNEKNQLYTIDIDGKNEKHFNPNRYGCYNPTVSPDGKTIAYVSARAGDWEIYLIDADGKNERRITSDIGRSIQPAFSPDGRYLAYVSDRSDTFHIYLMSLDKPVTREDLAKRLFNY